In the Methanothermobacter sp. K4 genome, AATCGCAGTACGCCTTGAGGAGAAGGGGCTCATAAGGATAACCCCTGACAGGGACAGGAGGATACTTCGCCTTGAGACAACCCCCAGATTCCATGAATTCTGGAGTGGAAGGGATGAAAGGGATAGAGCTACCGTGGAATCACTCTTTGAATCACTGGATGATGATGAGGTGGAGGACCTCTTCAGGATATTCGCAAAGCTTGAAGAGGCCTCAAAGCGAAGGTACATGGAATACCGCAAAAGAAGATGATATAATGCTTAAAAAATTGTTTAAAATGAAAGTTGAAGAAGAACTCAAAAATGATCCCTCCCTGAATGAGAGGGAGCTACCCGACCAGATAAGAAGACACATTTCACTCTGCAGCCTCCCTGAAGTCGCAGAAAACCTCCTGATCAGGTGGGGGAACTCAAGGATAAGAAGGGGTGAGAGGTGGATGGACATAGATATGCTCCAGTTCAACACCCCAACACCCTTCAGGTGCGTACACATAGCTGGCCGTTTCTTCTGGATCCCTATGGAGGGCCTTGACCTCTACTCAGAGGGTCATGGGAGGATGATCATCAGGGCCCTTAAATTCCTGGGTGTTGCAGATGAGCATGGACCTGAAATGGACCAGTCAGCCCTTGTAACCGTACTCTCAGAGTCACTCTTTCTGCCATCCCTCACCATGTCAGAGTGTATTGAATGGTACGCCCTGGATGACACCCGGGTTGAGGCCACCATCAGTGATCATGGTGTTGAGGCCCATGGTATCTTCAGCTTCGATGAGCATGGAAGGTTTGTGGGGTTCCACACAGAGGACAGGTACTGCGCAGAGTTCAACATGGAGATGTACCCCTGGAGTGTTGAAGTTCTCTCCTACAGGAAACACGATGGGTTTATATACCCCCATGAGTGTACCGCAACCTGGCACCTCCCTGAAGGTGACCTTAAGTACTTCCATGGAAGCATTGATAAGGTACACTTCAACATGAAAACATTAGGAAAAGACCTTGTAGGATGATTGACATATTATCTTTATGGAATTCAGGAATGACACCCGGAGCAAATATGATGAAGGAACTCTACCCTTTCATTTTCAGCAGAAAATCCACGAGAAGGTATTCATCACCTGTATCAGATGATGAACT is a window encoding:
- a CDS encoding DUF6544 family protein, translated to MKVEEELKNDPSLNERELPDQIRRHISLCSLPEVAENLLIRWGNSRIRRGERWMDIDMLQFNTPTPFRCVHIAGRFFWIPMEGLDLYSEGHGRMIIRALKFLGVADEHGPEMDQSALVTVLSESLFLPSLTMSECIEWYALDDTRVEATISDHGVEAHGIFSFDEHGRFVGFHTEDRYCAEFNMEMYPWSVEVLSYRKHDGFIYPHECTATWHLPEGDLKYFHGSIDKVHFNMKTLGKDLVG
- a CDS encoding MarR family transcriptional regulator, with the translated sequence MKDSAEIVNEHAGSRDAMERYILVALFLIEQRWNYIVGREFLPENITPKQWLFLVILGNIFERPPSMQEMAEAMSTTHQNVKQIAVRLEEKGLIRITPDRDRRILRLETTPRFHEFWSGRDERDRATVESLFESLDDDEVEDLFRIFAKLEEASKRRYMEYRKRR